One Schistocerca nitens isolate TAMUIC-IGC-003100 chromosome 1, iqSchNite1.1, whole genome shotgun sequence DNA segment encodes these proteins:
- the LOC126195354 gene encoding CDC42 small effector protein homolog, with amino-acid sequence MSGYQSGNMAGEMWVQWFSCCINQPAAQQRKRQQRRTRQRIDRSMIGEPTNFQHTCHIGSGDADIANSHLQAIQNQMQSKGGYETAFAVKAC; translated from the exons ATGTCTGGCTACCAGTCTGGCAACATGGCGGGGGAGATGTGGGTGCAATGGTTCTCCTGCTGCATAAACCAACCGGCTGCGCAACAG CGGAAGAGGCAACAACGGAGGACAAGACAAAGAATTGACAGGTCCATGATTGGAGAACCTACAAACTTCCAGCACACATGCCACATTGGTTCAGGAGATGCAGACATTGCAAACTCCCATTTACAGGCAATACAGAACCAGATGCAATCCAAAGGTGGCTATGAAACAGCATTTGCGGTAAAG gcttgttaa